The following proteins are co-located in the Gossypium hirsutum isolate 1008001.06 chromosome A02, Gossypium_hirsutum_v2.1, whole genome shotgun sequence genome:
- the LOC107951470 gene encoding ras-related protein RABC1 isoform X1, with the protein MEASSTSQPEFDCLFKLLLIGDSGVGKSTLLLSFTSDTFEELNPTIGVDFKVKHVTIGGKKLKLAIWDTAGQERFRTLTSSYYRGAQGIIMVYDVTRRDTFTDLSDIWAKEIDLYSTNQDCIKMLVGNKVDKESERVVSKKEGIDFAREYGCLFIECSAKTRVNVEQCFEELVLKILETPSLVAEGSSGVKKNIFKQNPPQSGAATSGCCSW; encoded by the exons ATGGAGGCATCGTCGACGAGTCAACCTGAGTTTGACTGTTTGTTTAAGTTGTTACTGATAGGGGATTCGGGTGTGGGGAAGAGCACTCTGCTCTTGAGTTTTACTTCCGATACCTTTGAGGAACTCAATCCTACCATTG gtGTGGATTTTAAGGTGAAGCACGTTACCATTGGAGGGAAAAAGCTGAAGCTTGCCATCTGGGACACTG CTGGACAGGAAAGATTTAGAACGCTAACAAGTTCATATTATAGAGGAGCACAAGGGATAATTATGG TTTATGATGTAACTCGGCGAGACACATTTACAGATTTATCTGACATATGGGCTAAAGAAATCGATCTGTACTCAACCAATCAGGACTGCATCAAGATGCTTGTTGGCAATAAAGTTGATAAG GAAAGTGAAAGAGTGGTCAGCAAAAAAGAGGGCATCGACTTCGCTCGGGAATACGGATGCCTTTTCATTGAGTGCAGCGCAAAAACACGAGTCAATGTGGAACAATGCTTCGAGGAGCTTGTCTTAAAG ATATTGGAAACCCCAAGTCTCGTGGCTGAGGGATCATCAGGAGTGAAAAAGAACATCTTCAAACAGAATCCGCCTCAAAGCGGTGCTGCAACCAGCGGTTGTTGCTCGTGGTGA
- the LOC107951470 gene encoding ras-related protein RABC1 isoform X2, with protein sequence MEASSTSQPEFDCLFKLLLIGDSGVGKSTLLLSFTSDTFEELNPTIGVDFKVKHVTIGGKKLKLAIWDTVYDVTRRDTFTDLSDIWAKEIDLYSTNQDCIKMLVGNKVDKESERVVSKKEGIDFAREYGCLFIECSAKTRVNVEQCFEELVLKILETPSLVAEGSSGVKKNIFKQNPPQSGAATSGCCSW encoded by the exons ATGGAGGCATCGTCGACGAGTCAACCTGAGTTTGACTGTTTGTTTAAGTTGTTACTGATAGGGGATTCGGGTGTGGGGAAGAGCACTCTGCTCTTGAGTTTTACTTCCGATACCTTTGAGGAACTCAATCCTACCATTG gtGTGGATTTTAAGGTGAAGCACGTTACCATTGGAGGGAAAAAGCTGAAGCTTGCCATCTGGGACACTG TTTATGATGTAACTCGGCGAGACACATTTACAGATTTATCTGACATATGGGCTAAAGAAATCGATCTGTACTCAACCAATCAGGACTGCATCAAGATGCTTGTTGGCAATAAAGTTGATAAG GAAAGTGAAAGAGTGGTCAGCAAAAAAGAGGGCATCGACTTCGCTCGGGAATACGGATGCCTTTTCATTGAGTGCAGCGCAAAAACACGAGTCAATGTGGAACAATGCTTCGAGGAGCTTGTCTTAAAG ATATTGGAAACCCCAAGTCTCGTGGCTGAGGGATCATCAGGAGTGAAAAAGAACATCTTCAAACAGAATCCGCCTCAAAGCGGTGCTGCAACCAGCGGTTGTTGCTCGTGGTGA